CAGCTGAAGTGTGTCTTCGGAGGTACACCACTCACAGAGGCTTCGCCAGACCAGTAAGTATCTAGATTGGATTGAAGCTCTTTTTATTTGTTTGATTGTGTAATTTGATTTATATGTATAGCATGTGTTGCATAGGAGCAGTTGACCTAGTGTGATGGTGACAATACTGATGATGATGTTACACTTGAGTTTATTAACAGTGATGATGTAAACCAGATACCTTATTTTAATTATACCCATGTGCGATCGTATTGTTTTTATTACTAATATATTTCAGGGTTAGGGTCATATCAAACATATTAGCCTACTGTATGTAGTTTATGCAttgtttttctgtgttgattaAAAAAATCACCTCTTCACATTGACCAAACACGGATTTAACTGTAATTACGTGCCACACAGGAAATCCATCAGCATGCCTCCTGCTGCTTTCTCTGCTGTTGCCTTTCTTTGGAAGCCCCCCCTGTGAAATAATGGATCAGATGGAGCAGGGGGGCATGAACAGTGGCTGTGAAGATGAGAACTGTGGCCAAACGTTGAGTTTTCCAGAGCACTGCCCGACCCAAGACTATGAATGGGAGGAACCAATGTTTGGATTGACAGAGTTAGGTTTGTACCAGCAAAGCATCCATATTCTGCTGACAAATTTATTGGCAAGTGAAGTTGTGCTTTAAAATGCCGTTGTTTTCATTTCTAGTTTGTGTGACGGTCATTTACATTCCTGTGATGATTTTGGGTCTCCTGGGTAATGTCCTAACAATCCTTGTGGTCTGGTTGCGTCCACACATGAGAAGTTCTACCTACTTGTACCTGAGTAGCATGGCTGTCAGCGATTTGATGATACTACTACTCCTGCCTTTGGATCTCTACAAGGTACAAAACCCAAACCACATAGACCAGTTCCTGTACAGTGAGGAATTATTGGAAACTAATTAAAtcaattgcaactggactgttcagtttgtcttggaAGATATTTCACTTCTCATCCGAGCAGGCTTAATTGGTTCATGCTTATAGACTTTTATTGGTTagattcagaatcagaaatactttattaatcccagtcGGGAAATTCAGGAAATCTCATCTAAGGGCTGGTGCCAAAGACCCAACTATTTTTTTCCTCCAACAAGAGCGAGGTCTCCTGGGAAATCGTCTAGAAGTAACAAGAACAAAGTGGGTGGGGAAATAAAAGGTGACAGACGCAATACCACTATCAATCCATTCATATGTATCAGGTCTATCTGAGAAATTTGGAAGAATTccagtacacttcaaaccaggGCACACCCCAAGGACTGGACACCCCACAACCACAAACACAATCTGGTGTATGCTGTCCATTGCAGTGATGAATGCACTAATAATACAACCACTAAGCCGACGCTTGTTACGACATAGATGGCAAATTCTTCAGGTCAAGACTCAGCTGTTCCTAAGGAGGAACAGCGCTCCTTTAAAGACAAAAAATTACACATTCTGAACAGGGAAGACAGATTATTCTAAAGGGGATTTAGGGCAGCCATCTACGTcaaggttgaaaaaaaatatccgACCAGAGAAGTTGGTCTTCATCACCTATAACTTCTGAACTGTGACGTTGCTGCGACAAGATTCCTCCTGGTTGCCCGGTTGTTAACCAGTTCTGTCGCCTCGCCAATGGCAATACCAATGTAGGACATGTTCTGAATGGTGTCTTTCCAGTGTGTCCTAGGTCAGCCTCTTGGATGTTCCCAGCGGTTGGAAATATTTCTCCTCAGAGCGATTGCTGCACCTAGGTGGTCCTGCCGATACAGGTCGCCAAAAAGACATAGCTGAGCGGTGTTGATGAGCGAAAAGGGGCTGCAAAGACCTCACCCTGACGGTCTCGTTTTAACAGGGTTTTTCCAGTGGACTTGGAGAACACAGCGGAGGGCTAAGGCGTCGAAACAATTGAGAGTCTTGTTGAACAGGCTGAGTGAACCCAAGTCTCGAAAGCGCTAGAGTTGTATAACTGCATCTTGAGGTGGGTGGATATGTCGGCCTTTCAGGCAAAAGAGACTCAGTAATTTAGCCTCTTAGAAATAACAACAGGAAAGAGGAACTTTTTAATTCCAGGTGCCCCCTTTGTGCCTGAATCTAATACTAATGAGGGTGATTACAGTATAACTGGTATAAAAAAAGGttgcgtgtgctttgtattacctggccgacgagggaagactacgaAAAACaacgaatgcatttggactggcaaagcagactgtatcagttactgTCCGCCATATATGTCGCGGACTCATTGTCTGGGTCCActgtatataaagtcaccaaaaacgaatggacaatgaaagtggaggcaaaagagtgaggagtgtcctgaccagatatctagatccctagattgattgatgtaaaatgttctttatcacattgtttactttcacatgtccattaaaggcctactgaaacccactactacccaccacgcagtctgatagtttatatatcaatgacgaaatattaacattgcaacaaatgccaatacagcctttttagtttactaaattgcaattttaaatttcccaggagtttcgtcttgaaaacgttgtgtaatgatgacgtgtacgcaagacgtcacaggtttttaggaagtatgagcgctgcgcacacacacagctaaaagtcgtctgctttaaccgtataattacacagtattttggagatctgtgttgctgaatcttttgcaatttgttcaattaatattggtggagtcaaagtagaaagatggagttgggaagctttagcctttagccacacaaacacacggtgattccttgtttaaaattcacggaggtgaaactttactatggatcagagcgcggtcaagcgaacatgaatcacgacggaatgtcaaccagcaggtttcggtgagaaaattgtggttaaaaagtcgcttcttaccggagaaaagctgagcttgtgccgtccatacagctgccgtcgactcccctgagacattggcgtcaagacacccgtggagataCCCCTCCGACTaacaggtactgttaaactctctaaaacactagcaacacaatagaaagataagggatttcccagaattatcacagtaaatgtgtctaaaaacatcggaatccgtcccaatgtaatcgcgttttttttttaactttttttttttttttctagtccgtcgctatcaatatcctcaaacacgaatctttcatcctcgctcaaactaatggggaaattgtcgttttctcggtccgaatagcactttttgttggaggctcccattaaaatcaatgtgaatatgtgaggagccatcaacatgtgacgtcatcgtctgcgacttccggtagaggcagggcttttctcttagcaccgaaagttgcaaactttatcgcggatccatccatccatccattttctaccgcttattccctttcggggtcgcggggggcgctggcgcctatctcagctacaatcgggcggaaggcggggtacaccctggacaagtcgccacctcatcgcagggccaacacagatagacagacaacactcacactcacattcacacactagggccaatttagtgttgccaatcaacctatccccaggtgcatgtctttggaagtgggaggaagccggagtacccggagggaacccacgcattcacggggagaacatgcaaactccacacagaaagatcccgagcctggatttgaacccaggactgcaggaccttcgtattgtgaggcagacgcactaacccctctgccaccgtgaagccctttatcgtggatgttctctactaaatcctttcaccaaaaatatggcaatatcgcgaaatgatcaagtatgacacatagaatgcacctgctatccccgtttaaataagaaaatctcatttcagtaggcctttaaagatgtgattaatatatgatggctcaggtgtgattcactacaaaagAGCCGCACAGCGCActtgattccagttaattgaaataccacaacactggatattgttcagataagataaatataatttaagaacttgcacacaaagcaacactggaggtgactatgacgagCTAATTTTCCGCGCATGGatactaggtcgcgttgcacTGGCGGACGGAGGggcagggggtcttaaacggtggccttgtgtgtgtggacaaggataaggatAGGTGGGATTTAACAGGCTTAGTGTAGAAAAGGCCTAAGAGTAAACCCATTCTTGTTTCAGCACGTATAAACTATTAGGGCCTACGCACCAAGATTAAGATGACATgggaccaacctaagtctatgagcattaactgataaagcctactcggatgagaggcaaaacatctTCGAAGACAAACAGAACAGcccagttgcaatcgattgaatgccctgagaatacaatgacttagATGAGTGAGAACATCCTTAAACAGCTGTAGTATTTTTTACCAAATTCTCTATATTTGGAGAATATTGGAAAAAGATGCGTTTCTGATTAAAAAAAGATGGAGACAAAACGTGAGTAAGTAATAATCTGTCTCTGCCTCTCTCAGCTATGGAGGCCCCGACCCTGGCCCTTAGGAGACTTTGCCTGTAAGATGACCGTGTTTCTCTCTGAGTGCTGCACCTTCTGCACCATCCTCCACATCACCTTCCTCTCTCTGGAAAGGTATGTGGCCGTCTGCTGGCCAATAACGGCCAAGACACTGGTGACACGCCGCAGAACCAGGGCTCTTATTGGCTGCCTCTGGCTGGGCGCAGCGATCAGTGCAGCACCCGTGTTGGTGATGGTTGGTGTAGAGGAAGTTGGGGAAGAACATCTCAGCATCGATAGCTGGAAAGAGAATGAAGGGTGGACGGAAGAGAATAGCAGTCACGTGACTTCGCTTGATGACGAATTAGATGTACAGAAGTGGGAAGAAAAAGAGAGACGCCTTGAAAGAGCTGGACAATGGAATTGGCTAGAAGATGGACCAATGGCAGCAATAGGTGAGAAACAACATGGAGGCGCagttgtaaataaaaaacaggTCAAGAAATCTGATGAAGAGCAACAAAACCTTTTGAAAGAAGATGAAGGAGGAGGATGGCAGACAAATGTTGATGAGAAGCACAAGTTGGAGATTGACCGGCGGGAGTGTCGCTGCACCGACTATGCCATTTCCTCCGGCCTTCTGCCTGCCATGATGATTCTGTCCAACCTGTATTTCCTGATTCCAGTCTGCATCCTCGGACTGGTCTACAGTATGATTGGAAGGACCCTTTGGCTGCGCCCTCAGAGCAGTCGCAGAGACCAAAGTCACAAACATACTGTCAAAATGCTGGGTGAGGAGAAAACGACACACTTGTTTAATGCATCTACGTTACTACGTTTGAGCTTTCTACTGTTCTTGATACACTCTCAACAGTATCGATATTGGCAAATAATCGTGAGCATCTTGTTTGTCCGTAACATAAATatataccgtaatttccggactataagccgctacttttttccctcgttctggtccctgcggcttatacaacgGTGCGGCTTACGGTAAACAGGAGCGCGCACTACCGAGGATGCGCGAGACCGAGGCAGACATCTGGCGCCAAGTAACGAGAGCAAAACAAAGAGTAGGAGAGCGTCAGTGAGAGTTTGCGCGAAGGAAGCGTTCATGCAAACACCCTCAATATGGAAAACAAACGGAGAAGTGCATATGATGCTGCTTTTAAGTTAAAGGCAATCGATCTAGCTGTCAAAGAAGGAAATAGAGTTGCTGCACGTACCCACgacatcaatgaatcaatggtgagacgttggagacggcagcatgaagactgcacttttactgccgtgttacaggcgagCACTTTGTATTACTTTGCACCGTTGTATTATTTGTACTCTGCACGAATGCTGTTCGCCATGTCAAAATGTGaaagtttgattgaatgattgaaagatttattgttaataaatgggacgCTTTGCGTTCCCAAACAGTCATCTCTGTCCCGCCAATCCCCTCCGTGGTAGCAGGAACCCCTGTAAACTACGGTAATTACACATCAAAACGCCTGCGGTttatagtcgggtgcggcttTTATATGGAGCAATCTGTATTTTCCCTTAAATTTAGCtgctgcggcttatagtcaggtgcgccaTATAGTCCGTAAATTATGGTAAATGTACTGATGCAAAATCATGTATTGATGCAAAATCCTATTTTCCGTGCCAATCCTTGACCTAAGCTATGAGGTTTCCATGGTCCGAAGTGTGTTTTGCGTGTGTGAATCAAGGTGCTCAAACTAGGACTGATTTTCATCATTGAATCTGATTTGCAAAAGAGCGTTCAAACATCATCGGTTTATGTCAATTCTCTCTTAGCCGTGAACCGTGTCCTAACAATGGCGGAAAACCTTTTTCACCACGTTTTGATCTCCCCTAAAGGCAAGAGTCCTCCACCCTCTATTCTGCGCCACCATGTGAGACCATGATGCCTCCGTGTTTAACGCCGCCACCTTTGTGTGGTTACCAAGTTCCCATCGTGAAGGTCCGGGAGAAAATGTGACTGCCAGATTATGGCGGAGCTAACAACTGCCGTTTTTCACATAGCGAAAGGTGTTTTGAACACCCCCCATTATAAAACCGGGTCCTCGGGGTTGTTAGGGTTCATGGTGGGTGAGTGACGGATGGCCAGGTTTTGTGTTTCGGTGTTAATGCGTTTTTTGGGCGGAACAGGGCAAATTGCTAAACCACcaattcggtgagaaaattgtggttaaaaagtcgcttcttaccagagaaaagctggtAAGAATGCGTGAACACCTTTCCAAACAAATAAACATATCTCAATTACAACTTTTTCTACCGCAGCAATTCAAAATCTAGACTAACTACATCAGGGGTTGTCTAAagtttttgactcgggggccacattgagctaaaaaaaaaagttggcagaggGCCAAAAGCCGACTGAACGTAaacgatatatatacacacagtatgtgTAAATATGCATATTCTATTAGTATATATTATCTACAtatatgatacatatatatatatatgtattatgtacagtacatacttatatatatattaaatatatgtgtaatgtaattaaataagcaatcgttttattattattcattacaaCTATGTGTGCTGTCTCAGAGTGATCGGTGATCCTGTTACAGTTGTTTTTACATGTAATCTGTAATTGCAATGCCTTTAGTCTGCATATTCATTTTATACCAAAGTGAAGAGGCAAGTTTGCCAAACATGTGAAAATATAGAGCAAACCTGGGAAAAGCCATATTTTCGAGTGTAATCACCAAAGCGCTGTTATATGGAGGCGCGTGtgcgcaaatacaaacattatgACGCTTTATTGTCACGCAGGAGAGTGTTGATTGTGGCTTTACAACAATCCTTTGTACCAAAAAAGCACTTCAGTTTGCATTAATTAAATCAAGCTGAAAAACACATAACTTCAACTACTTCAACTTTAAAAACACCCCCCACGTCAGACTTTGACGACAATGCAATATGAAGTATAAATGActatacatttaatattttaattttaatattcaatacacaataatatttaaaatatgtGGAAGTTCGACTCCTACCTTCCTTACTTCCCTGAGACCcacttaaagttttgtaatcaataagAAATATCAGACAGCTAAAATGTACCAAGTGGAGAGGATGTTTTACATTATTTTCCCACCATGCACTGTAAGAAATGTATACATGTGTCATTGTAAATTGTATATACGTGTTTTATAATGGCCACAAACTTCAATGAGGAAGAGGTGTGTTGTGTTCTTTGTTTGTTGGTTATAGTTTATTGCACAATGAGtggaaaaagttgtttttgtggGGTCATATATATGGATGTTGAGCTCAATTTGTTGTCAAGTCAAATTTGTAGTCATTGACCTCGATCTTAACTCTGGCCACCACAGGTCGTGTTGATTCCCCAAAGTGTATCATTAGAGACTTTATACAGACAATTGTAACCCATGGTGTGGCTATTAAAGACGGTACTTACACTGCTCGTCCTGTAACTCGTTCCTGAGCAGATCTCTTAGTAATGGTCCATTTAACTGTTATTACAGTCGTCCTTCGCTACATTGCACAATATCGCAGGTCACTGCACTACGCTGTCAACGTTTGCGCCCTCAGTGACTAAGTTCACagtttttacagcatatttgTTGAAGAATTTTCTTTAAAGCATTGTCTTCTTCTCCCAATGTCTCCTCAGGAGTGATCGTGTTGGCGTTTGTCCTGTGCTGGCTGCCTTTCCACATCGGTCGGactattttctttttctctctgGACACTGGTACTGACCGCCAGGAAGCGTACTTAGTCAACACTGACGAAGCTATCAGCAACGTACGCAAAGTAACTGTTACCTCGGACCTGCACCTTAATACTTCCAACTCGCCTGGAAACACTTCTGAGAATGAAACACGCTGCGATATCCTTGCAAAGACCAAATTCAATGCCGAAACACACATCAACATGAGCACGCACACGGAATACATGAGCACAGAGACTCAATCACGTCGCCATGTTATGCCAACCATGCATAGGGTCACACATGCACCTGCACACACAATATCGTCGAAGGATTCCACACATACACACCTGTCCATGCTTGGATATaggaaaagcaacaaaacacgtTATGGATCACACAAACTTAGTAGCTGCAATTCCACAACAAGCATTTGCATGGACTTGCAATGTAAGCACACACGCGATCACACAGCCCCAGAGACCGTTTCAATTCTAAGTAATGACACGCACTTCGACAACGACACACATTCCTATTTTTTGTACTATCTGTCGCAGTATTTCAACCTGGGTTCCTCCGTCCTCTTCTACCTCAGCGCCGCGGTGAACCCGTTACTGTACAACGTGATGTCAGCCAGATACCGACACGCTGTACACAGTCTCATACGCTCGCAACCACACGCCCAAGGCTTGCGCACACTTGAGACACAGCGCGCCACCACAAATTTGTAAGAAAGagcttttaccttaaaaatagcAGCTTGAAAAATAGGACCTGTTTTAGGTgtataaaaaaattgattttcgaatgaatcgcgattcttgcTTGTGatgatatttactgtattttccggaccatatgaCGCACCGGATTATGAGGGCGCACatccgatgagcgggtctaggcaggtctttttttcatacaaaaggcacaccggattatagggcgcgttacaggggtcatattattaaaaaaaaatcttaattgaaaacaattccttgtggtctacataacatgtaatggtggttctttggtcaaaatgttgcatagattatgttttacagatcattttcaagccgctttctgacagttgcttcaggatgcgccgttttgtcggcagtcttatttacgtgactcacctttgacagcgtcttttctccatcatctttgttgtagcgtgcaaggacgggagtggaagaagtgtcaaaagatagagctaactgttttaatgacattcagactttacttcaatcaataacggagcagcagctCCTAATCtttggctcactagtgcaataacaacactggaaatgtgtaccgtgaaaaaacgtccaaccggaactctctaatcactatagttccttgggtgaataatgtaaactcactagaccggtatgttttatcactttcatggcaagtttactgacagatataagtaagaacttaaaactactttatattagaaatggcaacagcggaggatgaatgttgcATAACAAGAAGTTACGGACTACAAAGGGggacgcgcgcaatttttcagctGGGCGGTCTACCACTATTGCAGTTATTGCCAGTATATTTTAGAAAGAGAtatatatttgagacaataccgCTATCTTTTAATGTGCCTTTGTTACGGCCGTTTGCTACCGCACATTGCTACATTTGCCTTCAAGCGCAGCCGAAGTACCCGCACCGTAGCGCCAgctcctctttattaaccagaggTAATACAAGGCAGTGAAGAGATTCAACAGAACAGCCGTCAGAGCCGACAAACTGCTGCCGCTAACCGCTGAAGCTAACAAATACAGGTCAGCTGAAACCTTCACTGACGTCACATCGCTCGGCAATAGACACCGCCTTTTAAAGCAAGCAAGCACGCACACGCACAAGCTGCTCTCACAGACATCTCTCAATGCAActgatatatattttaaaatcatGTTAAAGTACCGCAATTTCCCAAGTAATAATTCCATTTATTGAAAATAACATTTGATGCACCAATACATATCGTATATCacgatacggcctaaaaatacCCGGATATCAGTTggcccatatcgcccagccttaccgcTAAGAATCGAATCATGTGGTGTCCATAGATCCATATGTCTAATTTTTATCATTTCCACAAACCGCCTAGTTCACTCTTGGACTCAAACCCACGTCCTCAGATTTAAAGTTGTGCACTAGCAAAAGAGCTGCAGTAAAACCCACAACCGTCAGGAGATCAAGGAATGAGGTTTACTGCATCAGTATTAGCCGCACCCAACTATAAGCCCcagacatacactatattgccaaaagtatttggccacctacctttactcacatatgaacttgaagtgccatcccattgaattgtccaaaatgttttggtatcctggagcattcaaagttcctttcactggaactaaggggccaagcccaactcctgaaaaaccaaccccacaccataattcctcctccaccaaatttcacactcagcacaatgcagtccgaaatgtagcgttctcttgacaacctccaaacccagactggtccatcagattgccagatggaaaagcgtgatccATCAGTCCAGAAAAAAG
The DNA window shown above is from Nerophis ophidion isolate RoL-2023_Sa linkage group LG23, RoL_Noph_v1.0, whole genome shotgun sequence and carries:
- the LOC133541525 gene encoding growth hormone secretagogue receptor type 1-like — protein: MDQMEQGGMNSGCEDENCGQTLSFPEHCPTQDYEWEEPMFGLTELVCVTVIYIPVMILGLLGNVLTILVVWLRPHMRSSTYLYLSSMAVSDLMILLLLPLDLYKLWRPRPWPLGDFACKMTVFLSECCTFCTILHITFLSLERYVAVCWPITAKTLVTRRRTRALIGCLWLGAAISAAPVLVMVGVEEVGEEHLSIDSWKENEGWTEENSSHVTSLDDELDVQKWEEKERRLERAGQWNWLEDGPMAAIGEKQHGGAVVNKKQVKKSDEEQQNLLKEDEGGGWQTNVDEKHKLEIDRRECRCTDYAISSGLLPAMMILSNLYFLIPVCILGLVYSMIGRTLWLRPQSSRRDQSHKHTVKMLGVIVLAFVLCWLPFHIGRTIFFFSLDTGTDRQEAYLVNTDEAISNVRKVTVTSDLHLNTSNSPGNTSENETRCDILAKTKFNAETHINMSTHTEYMSTETQSRRHVMPTMHRVTHAPAHTISSKDSTHTHLSMLGYRKSNKTRYGSHKLSSCNSTTSICMDLQCKHTRDHTAPETVSILSNDTHFDNDTHSYFLYYLSQYFNLGSSVLFYLSAAVNPLLYNVMSARYRHAVHSLIRSQPHAQGLRTLETQRATTNL